Proteins found in one Pseudoxanthomonas sp. SL93 genomic segment:
- a CDS encoding discoidin domain-containing protein — protein MLLPVAALATAAEPVRVLDAFDDASAWRVVTSNQVSGAIRMADGVEGKAICLDYDFNGVSGYAGIQRDLPLTYPGNFEFGFQLRGDSPRNDLQFKVVDASGDNVWWVNRPKYEYPKAWTPVRYKQRHIDKAWGPDPDRVLRKSAKLEFTVYNNAGGKGSVCFDQLTFQARPVDDGAPLKGRASASAAFPAGAAALAVDGSTETAWSADLQGEVDPQITLDLGKPREFGGLVVRWKQGQHASDYLVQLSDDGVRWRDVRTVVDGNGGDDYLALPESEARYVRLLIGDGPGRAFALAELEVKPLAFAAHTNDFIKAMAAGSPKGWFPRGFSGEQPYWTIVGLDGGREQGLIGEDGAVEIAKGGISIEPFVQVDGRWVGWADVQVSQSLQDNYLPIPTVTWKHAGFALSTTAFAAGRPGDSRVVARHRLTNTGTTSRDYVLALAMQPWQVNPPSQFLNTTGGFSPINAITVRDGVASVNGRDSVRFMRPDAALASRFDAGLIRERLASMDTETRDGDAHVVGEADGLASAAVLYRITLAPGERRDVEWVAPLEGVLPASLDAERDQQATAAMWRAKLGEMKLQVPAEGQPVADTLRTALAHMLISRIGPRLQPGTRSYSRSWIRDGAMISEGLLRLGRPEVVKEYVDYYAPYQFENGKVPCCVDDRGSDPVPENDSHGELIFNIAEYYRYTGDKAFLRKMWPHVQGAFAYMDELRLSERTEANRAVNPAFFGMMPASISHEGYSAKPMHSYWDNFWALRGYKDAVEVADALGETAASKRMAASRDQFRDDLYASLRAATKLHGITYLPGAAEIGDFDPTSTTIALAPGGEQGKLPSDLLHGTFERYWTEFVQRRDGQRAWKDYTPYEWRNVAAFVRLGWRERAWEAVDFFFKDRAPQAWNQWAEVVSRTPRTPFFVGDLPHAWVASDFVRSALDMFAYSRERDDSIVLAAGVPVAWLDGEGIALDGLRTPSGILAYSLRRAGNEVLLEAKTGLALPAGGLVLPWPYEGAPGETRVNGEPAQWRDGELRISTLPARVSVRIEQP, from the coding sequence ATGCTGCTGCCGGTCGCCGCGTTGGCCACCGCCGCCGAACCCGTCCGCGTCCTCGACGCATTCGACGACGCATCGGCGTGGCGCGTGGTGACCTCCAACCAGGTCAGCGGTGCCATCCGCATGGCCGATGGCGTGGAGGGCAAGGCGATCTGCCTGGACTACGACTTCAACGGTGTTTCGGGCTATGCGGGCATCCAGCGCGACCTGCCGCTGACGTATCCCGGCAACTTCGAGTTCGGCTTCCAGCTTCGTGGCGACTCGCCGCGCAACGACCTGCAGTTCAAGGTGGTGGATGCCAGCGGCGACAACGTGTGGTGGGTCAACCGCCCGAAATACGAGTATCCGAAGGCGTGGACGCCGGTGCGCTACAAGCAGCGCCACATCGACAAGGCCTGGGGGCCTGATCCGGACCGCGTGCTGCGCAAGAGCGCGAAGCTCGAGTTCACCGTCTACAACAATGCGGGTGGCAAGGGCTCGGTCTGTTTCGACCAGCTGACGTTCCAGGCGCGGCCGGTGGATGACGGCGCGCCGCTGAAGGGCAGGGCGAGCGCATCGGCAGCGTTTCCCGCCGGTGCGGCGGCCCTGGCCGTGGATGGCAGCACGGAGACGGCCTGGTCGGCGGACCTGCAGGGTGAAGTGGATCCGCAGATCACGCTGGATCTCGGCAAGCCCCGCGAGTTCGGCGGGCTCGTCGTGCGCTGGAAGCAGGGACAGCACGCATCTGACTATCTGGTGCAACTCTCCGACGACGGCGTCCGCTGGCGCGATGTCCGCACGGTGGTGGACGGTAACGGCGGCGACGACTACCTCGCGCTGCCGGAGAGCGAAGCGCGCTACGTCCGGTTGCTCATCGGCGATGGCCCGGGCCGCGCATTCGCGTTGGCCGAACTGGAGGTCAAGCCGCTGGCATTCGCGGCGCATACCAACGACTTCATCAAGGCGATGGCCGCCGGATCGCCGAAGGGATGGTTCCCGCGTGGATTCAGTGGTGAACAACCCTACTGGACCATCGTGGGTCTGGATGGCGGCCGCGAACAGGGCCTGATCGGCGAGGACGGTGCGGTCGAGATCGCCAAGGGCGGCATCAGCATCGAGCCGTTCGTGCAGGTGGACGGCCGATGGGTAGGGTGGGCCGACGTGCAGGTGTCGCAGTCGTTGCAGGACAACTATCTGCCGATCCCCACCGTCACCTGGAAACACGCCGGGTTCGCGCTTTCCACCACTGCGTTCGCCGCGGGAAGGCCGGGCGACTCGCGCGTGGTCGCGCGCCATCGCCTGACCAACACCGGCACCACCTCGCGCGACTACGTGCTGGCGCTCGCCATGCAGCCGTGGCAGGTCAATCCTCCCAGCCAGTTCCTCAACACGACGGGCGGCTTCAGCCCGATCAACGCCATCACCGTGCGCGATGGCGTGGCCAGCGTGAATGGCCGCGACAGCGTACGCTTCATGCGTCCGGACGCCGCCCTGGCTTCGCGTTTCGATGCAGGCCTGATCCGCGAGCGGCTGGCGTCGATGGATACCGAAACCCGCGACGGCGACGCGCACGTGGTTGGCGAAGCGGACGGACTGGCGTCCGCCGCCGTGCTGTACCGGATCACGCTCGCACCCGGGGAGAGGCGCGACGTGGAGTGGGTGGCCCCGCTGGAGGGCGTGCTGCCCGCAAGCCTCGATGCCGAGCGGGACCAGCAGGCGACGGCGGCAATGTGGCGCGCCAAGCTCGGTGAGATGAAGCTGCAGGTGCCGGCCGAAGGGCAGCCCGTCGCGGACACGCTGCGCACGGCGCTGGCGCACATGCTGATCTCGCGCATCGGTCCGCGCCTGCAACCGGGCACGCGTTCGTATTCGCGCAGCTGGATCCGCGACGGCGCGATGATTTCCGAGGGACTGCTGCGCCTGGGACGGCCGGAGGTGGTGAAGGAATATGTCGACTATTACGCGCCCTACCAGTTCGAGAACGGCAAGGTGCCGTGCTGCGTGGACGACCGCGGCAGCGATCCGGTGCCGGAGAACGACAGCCACGGCGAGCTGATCTTCAACATCGCCGAGTACTACCGCTATACCGGCGACAAGGCGTTCCTGCGGAAGATGTGGCCGCACGTGCAGGGCGCCTTCGCCTACATGGACGAACTGCGCCTCAGCGAGCGCACCGAGGCCAATCGTGCCGTCAATCCGGCCTTCTTCGGCATGATGCCGGCTTCGATCAGCCACGAAGGCTATTCGGCCAAGCCGATGCATTCGTACTGGGACAATTTCTGGGCGCTGCGGGGCTACAAGGACGCGGTCGAAGTGGCGGATGCGCTGGGCGAGACCGCCGCGTCGAAGCGGATGGCCGCGTCGCGTGACCAGTTCCGCGATGACCTTTACGCGTCGTTGCGTGCGGCCACGAAACTGCACGGCATCACGTATCTGCCAGGCGCAGCGGAGATCGGCGATTTCGACCCGACCTCGACCACCATCGCGCTGGCGCCGGGCGGGGAGCAGGGCAAGCTGCCGTCCGACCTGCTGCACGGCACGTTCGAACGCTACTGGACCGAGTTCGTGCAGCGTCGCGATGGCCAGCGCGCATGGAAGGACTACACGCCCTACGAGTGGCGCAACGTGGCGGCGTTCGTAAGGCTGGGTTGGCGCGAGCGTGCGTGGGAGGCCGTGGATTTCTTCTTCAAGGATCGCGCGCCGCAGGCGTGGAACCAGTGGGCCGAAGTGGTCTCGCGTACGCCGCGCACGCCGTTCTTCGTCGGCGATCTGCCGCATGCGTGGGTGGCGTCGGATTTCGTGCGCTCGGCGCTGGACATGTTCGCCTATTCGCGCGAACGGGATGACAGCATCGTGCTGGCCGCCGGGGTGCCGGTGGCGTGGCTGGACGGGGAGGGCATTGCGCTGGACGGACTGCGCACGCCGAGCGGCATCCTTGCTTACTCGCTGCGCCGGGCTGGGAACGAGGTGCTGCTCGAAGCGAAGACGGGCCTGGCGTTGCCCGCGGGTGGGCTGGTGCTGCCATGGCCCTATGAAGGTGCGCCCGGCGAGACCCGCGTCAACGGCGAGCCTGCGCAGTGGAGGGATGGCGAATTGCGCATCAGCACGTTGCCGGCGCGGGTGAGCGTGCGCATCGAGCAGCCGTGA
- a CDS encoding bifunctional 4-hydroxy-2-oxoglutarate aldolase/2-dehydro-3-deoxy-phosphogluconate aldolase, which yields MTIQAHQQKAESLLRAAGILPVVTVHTLDEARKVSEALLKGGLPAIELTLRTPVAMEALAMLKKELPGIVIGAGTVLTVEQMEQSIAAGADFLVTPGTPPDMAEALAKADVPVVPGAATPTELLSLMARGFRVCKLFPATAVGGLAMLKGLAGPLSDLKICPTGGITEDTAAEYLSQPNVVCIGGSWMVPKAWLDKGEWDKVTESSAKAAAIVQSVRR from the coding sequence ATGACCATCCAAGCCCACCAGCAGAAAGCCGAATCCCTCCTCCGCGCCGCCGGCATCCTGCCGGTCGTCACCGTCCACACGCTGGATGAAGCGCGCAAGGTATCCGAGGCGCTGCTGAAGGGCGGCCTGCCCGCCATCGAGCTGACGCTGCGCACGCCGGTGGCGATGGAAGCGCTGGCGATGCTGAAGAAGGAACTGCCTGGCATCGTGATCGGCGCCGGCACGGTGCTGACCGTCGAGCAGATGGAGCAGTCCATCGCCGCGGGGGCGGATTTCCTGGTCACGCCCGGCACGCCGCCGGACATGGCGGAAGCCCTGGCCAAGGCCGACGTACCCGTCGTCCCAGGCGCCGCCACGCCGACCGAACTGCTCTCGCTGATGGCGCGCGGCTTTCGCGTATGCAAGCTGTTCCCCGCCACCGCCGTGGGCGGCCTGGCGATGCTGAAAGGCCTTGCCGGTCCCCTGTCCGACCTGAAGATCTGCCCCACCGGCGGCATCACCGAAGACACGGCTGCCGAGTACCTGTCGCAGCCCAACGTGGTGTGCATCGGCGGTTCCTGGATGGTGCCGAAGGCATGGCTCGACAAGGGAGAGTGGGACAAGGTCACCGAGAGCTCGGCCAAGGCCGCCGCCATCGTCCAGAGCGTGCGCCGCTGA
- the edd gene encoding phosphogluconate dehydratase, which translates to MSLHPRIQEVTERIRQRSAPLRRAYLEGIDAAHRDGPQRSRLSCGNLAHAFAACGPTDKGRLRADVTPNLGIINAYNDMLSAHQPFEFYPDIIRQVARNLGATAQVAGGVPAMCDGVTQGRPGMELSLFSRDVIAQATAISLSHDMFDAVLYLGVCDKIVPGLLIGALAFGHLPAVFVPAGPMTPGIPNKKKAEVRERYAAGEATREELLEAEAASYHAPGTCTFYGTANSNQVLLEAMGLQLPGTSFVNPDQPLREVLTRAAAERALRITALGNDYRPIGQLIDERAIVNAMVALMATGGSTNHTIHWIAVARSAGVVLTWDDMDLISQTVPLLARVYPNGEADVNRFAAAGGTQLVFRELLDAGLMHDLPTIVPGGMRAYGDEPRLQDGQLAYAPGVAQSADEDVVRPVSRAFEPQGGLRLLRGNLGRSLIKTSAVKPEYRFIEAPAVVVDDPRALNKLHAAGALPQDFIAVVRYQGPRANGMPELHSLAPLLGLLQNQGRRVALVTDGRLSGASGKIPAAIHLTPEAARGGPIGKLREGDIVRLDAEAGTLEALVDAAEWERRELAPNTTPAALDIGRNLFAVSRDVVTPADQGGLSISCGLPHHDGTWEYDAEYELGDAAHAAEAPHEAKDA; encoded by the coding sequence ATGAGCCTGCATCCGCGCATCCAAGAAGTCACCGAACGCATCCGCCAGCGCAGCGCACCGCTGCGCCGCGCCTATCTTGAAGGCATCGATGCGGCGCATCGCGACGGTCCCCAGCGCTCGCGCCTGAGCTGCGGCAACCTGGCGCATGCGTTCGCCGCCTGCGGGCCCACCGACAAGGGACGGCTGCGCGCGGACGTGACGCCCAACCTGGGCATCATCAATGCGTACAACGACATGCTGTCGGCGCACCAGCCGTTCGAGTTCTACCCCGACATCATCCGCCAGGTCGCCCGCAATCTGGGCGCGACGGCGCAGGTGGCCGGTGGCGTGCCGGCGATGTGCGATGGCGTCACCCAGGGCCGTCCGGGCATGGAGCTGTCGCTGTTCTCGCGCGACGTGATCGCGCAGGCCACGGCGATCTCGCTGAGCCACGACATGTTCGACGCGGTGCTGTACCTGGGCGTGTGCGACAAGATCGTGCCCGGGCTGCTGATCGGCGCGCTGGCGTTCGGCCACCTGCCGGCCGTGTTCGTGCCCGCGGGTCCTATGACGCCCGGCATCCCCAACAAGAAGAAGGCGGAAGTCCGCGAGCGCTACGCCGCCGGCGAAGCCACGCGCGAAGAACTGCTGGAAGCCGAAGCCGCCAGTTACCACGCGCCCGGTACCTGCACGTTCTACGGCACCGCCAATTCCAACCAGGTGCTGCTGGAAGCGATGGGCCTGCAACTGCCGGGCACCTCGTTCGTGAATCCCGACCAGCCGCTGCGCGAGGTGCTGACCCGCGCCGCCGCCGAACGCGCGCTGCGCATCACCGCCCTGGGCAATGATTACCGTCCCATCGGGCAGCTGATCGACGAGCGCGCCATCGTCAATGCCATGGTGGCGCTGATGGCCACCGGCGGTTCCACCAACCACACCATCCACTGGATCGCCGTCGCGCGCTCCGCCGGCGTGGTGCTGACGTGGGACGACATGGACCTGATCTCGCAGACCGTGCCGCTGCTGGCGCGCGTCTATCCGAATGGCGAAGCCGACGTGAACCGCTTCGCCGCCGCCGGCGGCACGCAACTGGTCTTCCGCGAACTGCTGGATGCGGGCCTGATGCATGACCTGCCGACGATCGTGCCGGGCGGCATGCGTGCCTACGGCGACGAGCCACGCCTGCAGGATGGCCAGCTGGCCTACGCACCCGGCGTGGCGCAGAGCGCGGACGAAGACGTCGTGCGCCCGGTGTCGCGCGCGTTCGAACCGCAGGGCGGGCTTCGCCTGCTGCGCGGCAACCTGGGCCGCTCGCTGATCAAGACCTCGGCGGTGAAGCCCGAGTACCGTTTCATCGAAGCCCCCGCGGTCGTCGTCGATGACCCGCGTGCGCTCAACAAGCTGCACGCCGCCGGCGCCCTGCCGCAGGATTTCATCGCGGTGGTGCGTTACCAGGGCCCGCGCGCGAACGGCATGCCGGAGCTGCATTCGCTGGCGCCGCTGCTGGGCCTGCTGCAGAACCAGGGCCGGCGCGTGGCGCTGGTGACCGATGGCCGCCTGTCCGGCGCTTCGGGCAAGATTCCCGCGGCCATCCACTTGACCCCGGAAGCTGCCCGCGGCGGACCCATCGGCAAGCTTCGCGAAGGCGACATCGTGCGCCTGGATGCGGAAGCCGGCACGCTGGAGGCTCTGGTCGATGCGGCCGAATGGGAGCGCCGCGAGCTGGCCCCCAACACCACGCCGGCAGCGCTGGACATCGGCCGCAACCTGTTCGCGGTAAGCCGCGACGTGGTGACGCCGGCCGACCAGGGTGGCCTGTCGATATCCTGTGGCCTGCCGCACCACGACGGCACCTGGGAATACGACGCCGAATACGAGCTTGGCGATGCCGCGCATGCCGCGGAAGCGCCGCATGAAGCCAAGGATGCGTGA
- the glk gene encoding glucokinase — protein MSSADRVLLADIGGTNARFALADTHAAAPLLDDSVREFAVADFPSLADAAQHYLDETGASAQNGIFAVAGRVDGDEARITNHPWVISVARTRQALGFDGLRLVNDFAAQAMAVSLLTPKDVVAIGGAQWSPAPLSVPRTYAVIGPGTGLGVAALVIRDGRAYPLETEGGHVSFPPGTPEEIRILEILSSQFGRVSNERLICGPGLVNLYRALSEIAGEDPGGPLEPKDVTARAAAGDPRCVRTLDVFCAVFGAIAGDLVLTTGAWDGVFLTGGLVPKLLGSLQHSGFRQRFEHKGRFSPAMARVPTLANMHPRPGLLGAAAYAVEFFGPAR, from the coding sequence ATGAGCAGCGCCGATCGCGTGCTCCTCGCCGACATCGGCGGCACCAATGCGCGCTTCGCGCTGGCCGACACGCATGCCGCGGCGCCCTTGCTTGACGACAGCGTGCGCGAGTTCGCCGTCGCCGACTTTCCCTCGCTGGCCGATGCCGCCCAGCATTACCTGGATGAAACCGGCGCCAGTGCGCAGAACGGCATCTTTGCCGTTGCCGGCCGCGTGGATGGCGACGAAGCCCGCATCACCAACCACCCGTGGGTGATTTCGGTGGCGCGCACCCGCCAGGCACTCGGCTTCGATGGCCTGCGCCTGGTCAATGACTTCGCCGCCCAGGCGATGGCGGTATCGTTGCTGACACCCAAGGATGTGGTGGCCATCGGCGGCGCGCAGTGGTCGCCGGCACCGCTGTCGGTCCCGCGCACGTACGCAGTGATCGGCCCGGGCACCGGGCTGGGCGTGGCCGCGCTGGTCATCCGCGACGGGCGTGCCTATCCGCTGGAGACCGAAGGCGGCCATGTCAGCTTTCCGCCGGGTACGCCCGAGGAAATCCGCATCCTGGAAATCCTGTCCTCGCAGTTCGGCCGCGTTTCCAACGAGCGCCTGATCTGCGGCCCGGGCCTGGTCAACCTGTATCGCGCGCTCAGCGAGATCGCCGGGGAAGATCCCGGCGGCCCGCTGGAACCCAAGGATGTCACCGCACGCGCGGCCGCAGGCGATCCGCGCTGCGTGCGCACGCTGGACGTCTTCTGCGCGGTCTTCGGTGCGATTGCCGGTGACCTGGTGCTGACCACCGGCGCGTGGGATGGCGTGTTCCTGACCGGCGGCCTGGTACCCAAGCTGCTGGGTTCGCTGCAGCATTCCGGCTTCCGCCAGCGGTTCGAACACAAGGGGCGTTTCTCGCCCGCGATGGCGCGCGTGCCGACGCTGGCCAACATGCATCCCCGCCCCGGCCTGCTGGGCGCGGCCGCGTACGCGGTGGAGTTCTTCGGTCCGGCCAGGTAG
- the ugpC gene encoding sn-glycerol-3-phosphate ABC transporter ATP-binding protein UgpC, whose protein sequence is MASVQLDRVRKVYDNGQVAVHGASFEIADGELMVLVGPSGCGKSTLLRMIAGLEDISEGNLLIGGKRVNDVQPKDRDIAMVFQSYALYPHMTVAENLAFGLKLRGHPKAEIERRVNAAADTLGMSHMLQKLPREMSGGQRQRVALGRAIVREPSVFLLDEPLSNLDAKLRHSVRTEIGRLHRQLGATMVYVTHDQVEAMTLGQRIVVLKDGEIQQIDTPMALYEKPANLFVAGFLGSPAMNVLQGTLQRADGLQLVLDDGTTVPLGQAAGVADAWVGLRVVMGVRPEHLQPAGIGKPAFEAQVELIEPVGNEVFVNLAYGAQSLVSRVPPQRLPEPGQALRVTVEGAALHFFDPVSGQRLR, encoded by the coding sequence ATGGCAAGTGTTCAACTCGACCGCGTGCGCAAGGTGTACGACAACGGCCAGGTGGCCGTGCACGGGGCCAGTTTCGAGATCGCCGATGGCGAGCTGATGGTGCTGGTGGGGCCTTCGGGCTGCGGCAAGTCCACGCTGCTGCGCATGATCGCCGGGCTGGAAGACATTTCCGAAGGCAACCTGCTGATCGGCGGCAAGCGCGTCAACGATGTGCAGCCGAAGGACCGCGACATCGCGATGGTCTTCCAGAGCTACGCGCTGTATCCGCACATGACGGTGGCCGAGAACCTTGCGTTCGGCCTGAAGCTGCGCGGCCACCCGAAGGCCGAGATCGAGCGGCGCGTGAATGCCGCCGCTGACACGCTGGGCATGTCGCACATGCTGCAGAAGCTGCCGCGCGAGATGTCCGGAGGGCAGCGCCAGCGCGTGGCGCTGGGGCGCGCGATCGTGCGCGAGCCGTCGGTGTTCCTGCTGGACGAACCGCTGTCCAACCTGGACGCCAAGCTGCGGCATTCGGTGCGCACCGAGATCGGCCGCCTGCACCGCCAGCTGGGCGCCACGATGGTCTACGTCACCCACGACCAGGTGGAAGCGATGACGCTGGGCCAGCGCATCGTGGTGCTGAAGGATGGCGAGATCCAGCAGATCGACACGCCGATGGCGCTGTACGAGAAGCCGGCCAACCTGTTCGTGGCGGGCTTCCTGGGCAGCCCCGCGATGAACGTGCTGCAAGGCACGCTGCAGCGGGCCGATGGCCTGCAGCTGGTGCTCGACGACGGCACCACGGTGCCGTTGGGCCAGGCCGCCGGCGTGGCCGATGCCTGGGTGGGCCTGCGCGTGGTGATGGGCGTGCGCCCGGAACACCTGCAGCCGGCCGGCATCGGCAAGCCCGCGTTCGAGGCACAGGTGGAACTGATCGAGCCGGTCGGCAACGAGGTCTTCGTCAATCTTGCCTACGGCGCGCAGTCGCTGGTGTCGCGGGTGCCGCCACAACGCCTGCCCGAGCCGGGCCAGGCCCTGCGGGTGACGGTGGAAGGCGCGGCGCTGCACTTCTTCGATCCCGTCAGCGGACAACGCCTGCGCTGA